The Parambassis ranga chromosome 1, fParRan2.1, whole genome shotgun sequence genome includes a region encoding these proteins:
- the ubl5 gene encoding ubiquitin-like protein 5: MIEVVCNDRLGKKVRVKCNSEDTIGDLKKLIAAQTGTRCDKIVLKKWYTIFKDHVSLGDYEIHDGMNLELYYQ; the protein is encoded by the exons ATGATCGAGGTGGTTTGCAACGATAGACTGGGCAAGAAAGTCCGAGTCAAGTGCAA CTCAGAAGATACTATTGGAGATCTAAAGAAGCTCATTGCTGCCCAGACAGGAACACGATGTGACAAGATTGTGTTAAAGAAATG GTATACAATATTCAAGGACCATGTTTCTCTGGGTGACT ATGAAATCCACGATGGCATGAACCTGGAGCTGTACTACCAATAG
- the vav1 gene encoding proto-oncogene vav isoform X1, which yields MELWRQCAIWLIDCRVLPENHRVTWGGAQVCDLAQALRDGVLLCQLLNNLLPQAVNLREINLRPQMSQFLCLKNIRTFLGACQEKFHLKKSELFEAFDLFDVRDFAKVIDTLSILSHSSIAVQRGLQPFPLEGCAPDDEIYSGLSDQIDDTVDEDDELYDCVEDGENEGDEIYEDLMKTEEQPETQQKTGVDKRECCLQEIRQTEEKYTDTLDSILQHFMKPLQKFVQPQDIESIFINTEELVETHHNLLEEVRNSILCHGAKNLHQVFMSYKEKLLLYGRYCSQVEAATKHLDKLSNMREDIRMKLEECSKRANSGRFSLRDLLMVPMQRVLKYHLLLQELVKHTTDPTDKENLRTALDAMRDLAQCVNEVKRDNEIIRQITAFQLSIENMTQSLALYGRPKIDGELKICSSEKRSKQDRYAFLFDKAVFICKKKSGETFELKEIIELQHYQIRDESIGEKDNKKWSYFFLMLDCYGRCGYDLFFKTRELKKKWLEQFEMALSNMCPENSTANNHDFQMHCFEDTTSCKACSMLLRGIFFQGYRCTRCKMAAHKECLGRVPGCGRNSETYVTTKKNKTQRSSGHSSIGYPKMEVSQEYYGLPPPPVGFGQPLHLSKGDIIELTRADPDLPWWEGRNLTAGQMGWFPCQKVQPYVSKQTQDLSGFSWFAGNMDRMAAKNLLMPRSDGTFLVRQKDGGEFAISIKFNMDIRHIKITSVEGLYRINEKKAFRGLVEMIQFYQQNSLKEYFKDVDTTLHTPYKQPEQSDSSYNTPNSTPGGSVKSFGVARARYDYSAKDRSELSLREGDTIKILSKKGHSGWWKGEVYGRVGLFPSNYVEEDYSDYC from the exons ttCCTGTGCTTGAAGAATATCCGGACATTCCTGGGAGCCTGTCAGGAGAAGTTTCATCTGAAAAAGAGTGAACTGTTTGAAGCCTTTGACCTGTTTGACGTTAGAGACTTTGCAAAG GTCATAGACACGTTGTCCATCTTGTCTCATTCATCCATCGCTGTACAGAGGGGACTTCA GCCGTTTCCTTTGGAAGGATGCGCTCCTGATGATGAGATCTACAGCGGCTTGTCAGACCAGATAGA TGACACAGTGGACGAGGATGACGAATTATACGACTGTGTGGAGGATGGGGAGAATGAAGGAGATGAGATCTATGAAGACTTGATGAAGACAGAGGAACAGCCTGAAACT cagcagaaaactgGTGTGGACAAGCGAGAGTGCTGCCTGCAGGAGATCAGACAGACTGAAGAGAAATACACCGATACACTGGATTCTATATTACAG CACTTTATGAAGCCTCTTCAGAAGTTTGTGCAGCCTCAAGACATCGAAAGtatcttcatcaacacagag gaaTTGGTTGAGACCCATCATAATTTGTTGGAAGAAGTTCGGAACTCCATCCTATGTCACGGAGCCAAGAATCTCCACCAGGTGTTTATGAGCTACAAGGAGAA ATTGTTACTGTATGGCCGTTACTGTAGTCAGGTGGAAGCAGCAACAAAACATCTGGACAAGCTTTCAAATATGAGGGAGGATATCAGGATGAAACTGGAG GAGTGTTCGAAGAGAGCCAACAGCGGCCGTTTTTCACTCAGAGATCTACTCATGGTCCCTATGCAGAGAGTCCTCAAATATCACCTCCTGTTACAG gaactGGTAAAACACACCACTGACCCAACAGATAAGGAAAACCTCCGAACAGCTCTTGATGCTATGAGA gACCTGGCACAGTGTGTGAATGAGGTGAAGAGAGACAATGAGATCATCAGACAAATCACAGCCTTCCAGCTGTCCATAGAAAACATG ACTCAGTCTCTAGCTCTCTATGGTCGCCCCAAGATTGACGGGGAGCTGAAGATCTGCAGCTCAGAGAAAAGGTCCAAACAGGacag GTATGCCTTTCTCTTCGATAaggctgtgtttatttgtaagAAGAAGAGTGGAGAAACATTTGAGCTAAAGGAGATCATTGAACTACAGCACTACCAGATACGAGATGAATCCATAGGAGAGAAGGACAACAAAAAG TGGTCCTACTTCTTCCTCATGCTGGACTGCTACGGGAGGTGCGGGTACGACTTATTCTTCAAAACCAGAGAACTGAAGAAGAAATGGCTTGAACAGTTTGAGATGGCTCT GTCAAATATGTGTCCTGAGAACTCCACAGCAAATAACCATGATTTCCAGATGCACTGCTTTGAGGACACCACTTCCTGCAAGGCTTGCTCAATGTTGTTAAG AGGGATATTTTTTCAGGGCTATCGCTGCACTCGCTGTAAAATGGCAGCACACAAAGAGTGTTTAGGCAGAGTCCCAGGCTGTGGACGAAACTCAG AAACATATGTCACTACGAAGAAG AATAAAACACAGAGGTCGTCCGGACATTCCAGCATTG GATATCCAAAGATGGAGGTGTCTCAGGAGTATTATGGCTTACCACCGCCCCCTGTAGGCTTTGGCCAACCACTTCATCTCTCCAAAGGTGACATCATTGAGCTGACCCGGGCCGATCCTGACCTGCCCTGGTGGGAG GGGAGAAATCTAACTGCTGGCCAAATGGGCTGGTTTCCCTGCCAAAAAGTGCAGCCCTACGTCTCT AAGCAAACCCAGGACTTGTCTGGCTTCAGCTG GTTTGCAGGAAACATGGACCGCATGGCAGCCAAAAATCTCCTGATGCCCAGATCTGATGGAACGTTTCTCGTGCGGCAGAAGGACGGAGGAGAGTTTGCTATCAGCATCAA gtTCAACATGGACATCAGACACATTAAGATCACCTCTGTAGAAGGCCTGTACCGCatcaatgaaaaaaaagcattcaggGGTCTAGTG GAGATGATTCAGTTTTATCAGCAGAACTCCTTGAAGGAGTACTTTAAGGACGTGGACACCACGCTGCATACGCCTTACAAGCAACCAGAGCAGAGCGACTCGTCCTACAACACACCGAACTCCACACCAG GGGGCAGTGTGAAGAGCTTTGGTGTAGCGAGAGCCCGCTATGACTACTCAGCCAAGGACCGCTCAGAGCTCTCACTGCGGGAAGGAGACACCATCAAGATCCTCTCCAAGAAGGGCCACAGTGGCTGGTGGAAAGGAGAGGTGTATGGCCGG GTGGGGCTGTTTCCATCAAACTATGTCGAGGAGGATTATTCTGACTACTGCTGA
- the vav1 gene encoding proto-oncogene vav isoform X2, whose amino-acid sequence MELWRQCAIWLIDCRVLPENHRVTWGGAQVCDLAQALRDGVLLCQLLNNLLPQAVNLREINLRPQMSQFLCLKNIRTFLGACQEKFHLKKSELFEAFDLFDVRDFAKVIDTLSILSHSSIAVQRGLQPFPLEGCAPDDEIYSGLSDQIDDTVDEDDELYDCVEDGENEGDEIYEDLMKTEEQPETQKTGVDKRECCLQEIRQTEEKYTDTLDSILQHFMKPLQKFVQPQDIESIFINTEELVETHHNLLEEVRNSILCHGAKNLHQVFMSYKEKLLLYGRYCSQVEAATKHLDKLSNMREDIRMKLEECSKRANSGRFSLRDLLMVPMQRVLKYHLLLQELVKHTTDPTDKENLRTALDAMRDLAQCVNEVKRDNEIIRQITAFQLSIENMTQSLALYGRPKIDGELKICSSEKRSKQDRYAFLFDKAVFICKKKSGETFELKEIIELQHYQIRDESIGEKDNKKWSYFFLMLDCYGRCGYDLFFKTRELKKKWLEQFEMALSNMCPENSTANNHDFQMHCFEDTTSCKACSMLLRGIFFQGYRCTRCKMAAHKECLGRVPGCGRNSETYVTTKKNKTQRSSGHSSIGYPKMEVSQEYYGLPPPPVGFGQPLHLSKGDIIELTRADPDLPWWEGRNLTAGQMGWFPCQKVQPYVSKQTQDLSGFSWFAGNMDRMAAKNLLMPRSDGTFLVRQKDGGEFAISIKFNMDIRHIKITSVEGLYRINEKKAFRGLVEMIQFYQQNSLKEYFKDVDTTLHTPYKQPEQSDSSYNTPNSTPGGSVKSFGVARARYDYSAKDRSELSLREGDTIKILSKKGHSGWWKGEVYGRVGLFPSNYVEEDYSDYC is encoded by the exons ttCCTGTGCTTGAAGAATATCCGGACATTCCTGGGAGCCTGTCAGGAGAAGTTTCATCTGAAAAAGAGTGAACTGTTTGAAGCCTTTGACCTGTTTGACGTTAGAGACTTTGCAAAG GTCATAGACACGTTGTCCATCTTGTCTCATTCATCCATCGCTGTACAGAGGGGACTTCA GCCGTTTCCTTTGGAAGGATGCGCTCCTGATGATGAGATCTACAGCGGCTTGTCAGACCAGATAGA TGACACAGTGGACGAGGATGACGAATTATACGACTGTGTGGAGGATGGGGAGAATGAAGGAGATGAGATCTATGAAGACTTGATGAAGACAGAGGAACAGCCTGAAACT cagaaaactgGTGTGGACAAGCGAGAGTGCTGCCTGCAGGAGATCAGACAGACTGAAGAGAAATACACCGATACACTGGATTCTATATTACAG CACTTTATGAAGCCTCTTCAGAAGTTTGTGCAGCCTCAAGACATCGAAAGtatcttcatcaacacagag gaaTTGGTTGAGACCCATCATAATTTGTTGGAAGAAGTTCGGAACTCCATCCTATGTCACGGAGCCAAGAATCTCCACCAGGTGTTTATGAGCTACAAGGAGAA ATTGTTACTGTATGGCCGTTACTGTAGTCAGGTGGAAGCAGCAACAAAACATCTGGACAAGCTTTCAAATATGAGGGAGGATATCAGGATGAAACTGGAG GAGTGTTCGAAGAGAGCCAACAGCGGCCGTTTTTCACTCAGAGATCTACTCATGGTCCCTATGCAGAGAGTCCTCAAATATCACCTCCTGTTACAG gaactGGTAAAACACACCACTGACCCAACAGATAAGGAAAACCTCCGAACAGCTCTTGATGCTATGAGA gACCTGGCACAGTGTGTGAATGAGGTGAAGAGAGACAATGAGATCATCAGACAAATCACAGCCTTCCAGCTGTCCATAGAAAACATG ACTCAGTCTCTAGCTCTCTATGGTCGCCCCAAGATTGACGGGGAGCTGAAGATCTGCAGCTCAGAGAAAAGGTCCAAACAGGacag GTATGCCTTTCTCTTCGATAaggctgtgtttatttgtaagAAGAAGAGTGGAGAAACATTTGAGCTAAAGGAGATCATTGAACTACAGCACTACCAGATACGAGATGAATCCATAGGAGAGAAGGACAACAAAAAG TGGTCCTACTTCTTCCTCATGCTGGACTGCTACGGGAGGTGCGGGTACGACTTATTCTTCAAAACCAGAGAACTGAAGAAGAAATGGCTTGAACAGTTTGAGATGGCTCT GTCAAATATGTGTCCTGAGAACTCCACAGCAAATAACCATGATTTCCAGATGCACTGCTTTGAGGACACCACTTCCTGCAAGGCTTGCTCAATGTTGTTAAG AGGGATATTTTTTCAGGGCTATCGCTGCACTCGCTGTAAAATGGCAGCACACAAAGAGTGTTTAGGCAGAGTCCCAGGCTGTGGACGAAACTCAG AAACATATGTCACTACGAAGAAG AATAAAACACAGAGGTCGTCCGGACATTCCAGCATTG GATATCCAAAGATGGAGGTGTCTCAGGAGTATTATGGCTTACCACCGCCCCCTGTAGGCTTTGGCCAACCACTTCATCTCTCCAAAGGTGACATCATTGAGCTGACCCGGGCCGATCCTGACCTGCCCTGGTGGGAG GGGAGAAATCTAACTGCTGGCCAAATGGGCTGGTTTCCCTGCCAAAAAGTGCAGCCCTACGTCTCT AAGCAAACCCAGGACTTGTCTGGCTTCAGCTG GTTTGCAGGAAACATGGACCGCATGGCAGCCAAAAATCTCCTGATGCCCAGATCTGATGGAACGTTTCTCGTGCGGCAGAAGGACGGAGGAGAGTTTGCTATCAGCATCAA gtTCAACATGGACATCAGACACATTAAGATCACCTCTGTAGAAGGCCTGTACCGCatcaatgaaaaaaaagcattcaggGGTCTAGTG GAGATGATTCAGTTTTATCAGCAGAACTCCTTGAAGGAGTACTTTAAGGACGTGGACACCACGCTGCATACGCCTTACAAGCAACCAGAGCAGAGCGACTCGTCCTACAACACACCGAACTCCACACCAG GGGGCAGTGTGAAGAGCTTTGGTGTAGCGAGAGCCCGCTATGACTACTCAGCCAAGGACCGCTCAGAGCTCTCACTGCGGGAAGGAGACACCATCAAGATCCTCTCCAAGAAGGGCCACAGTGGCTGGTGGAAAGGAGAGGTGTATGGCCGG GTGGGGCTGTTTCCATCAAACTATGTCGAGGAGGATTATTCTGACTACTGCTGA